The Deltaproteobacteria bacterium genomic interval CTTCGTCCGGTGTTACGATAAAGTATCCTGCAAGGGAGTAAGTTCTTGCCAGCCTTGCTATGTCATGTATATCGAGATTTGTTACGGCTGAAGTAACGACCTCTTTATTCCTGTTGTAAACGGGGTAGTGAAGAAGGGCCACATAGACTTTGGACGGGTTCCCTTCATTTTTCAATCTTCTTCCCCTTTTTCAATCTCTGCAATAAGCTTAAGATCTTCCTTGCCAAGAGTTGACCTGTCAATTAGGTCAGGTCTTACTAATAGCGTTTTTTTCAGGGCCTCTTTTCTCCGCCAGAGCCTGATGGCTTCATGGTTGCCCGATGTGAGTACCTCTGGAACCTCTTCTCCCCTGAAGCTTTTGGGTCTCGTATAATGGGGGTACTCAAGTAAATCCCAGGAAAATGACTCTTCCGCCGCTGAATCTTCACATCCCAAAACACCGGGAAGCAGTCTGGCTACTGAATCTATAATAGCCATGGCGGCAATCTCTCCGCCGGTCATGACAAAATCACCGATGGAAAGTGTCTCATCGACGTACTTGTTAACCCGTTCGTCTATTCCTTCGTATCTGCCGCAGACAAGAACAATGTGACTCTCTTTTGAAAGCCGCTTTGCCTCATTCTGGTTAAAGGTCTTGCCGGCCGGTGAAAGAAGAATAACTTTCCCCCTTTCCCCTTTTACCGCTTCGATCGCTTCAGCGACAGGGTCGGGTTTCATCACCATGCCGCTTCCACCGCCGTAGGGCGTGTCATCGACAACATGGTGTTTGTCGTGCGTATAATTCCTGAGCTGATGAAGGCCAACTTGCAGCTGACCCTTCTCTGTTGCTCTTTTCAGGATAGAATCACCAAGTGGTGATTCAAACATACCCGGAAAGAGGGTGATTACATCAAACTTCATAAGCCTTCGATCATATTTTCGAGAGGCTCTATGAGCATCTTCTTATTTTCCAGGTCTACCGCTTTAACGACTTCCCTCGTTACGGGAATGAGGTTTTCCACTTTCCCCTTTTTAACAACGAGAACATCGTTGCTGCCTGTGGGGAAGACATCTTCAACGGCGCCTACAATAAGGCCGTCAACCGTTTCCACTTCAAGGCCGATAAGCTCATACCTGTAATACTCACCCTTTTCGAGAGGTTCCAGATATTTCTTTTCAATATAAAGCTCGCCCCTTGCTATCTCTTCCGCTTTGTCCCGGCTATCAATTTCCTTTAAGCCGAGAATAACCATGTCCCCGTGAAAACCGGCGCTCTCCACATGAAGGGGCCTGAGGGAGGACGATTCCAGTTTGAGATAGAGAATTTGAGCATCATTAAAAATCTCAGGTGATTCGGCATAGGAGTAAACTTTCAACTTGCCCCTTATGCCGTGTGGTTTCGTTATCTTTCCAATGAGGAGAAGATCTTCAGCAGACACTCAAGGTTATTCCATTATCTTTAGCAGGTTATGGCTGTCAGTCTTGGTTGACGCAACGCTGAGAATGGCTCTTATCGCTTTCGCCGTTTTGCCGTTCTTGCCGATAACCTTGCCAAGATCACTTTTATCGACGGAAAGGTTCAGTATTGCTCCCCTTTCATCTTTAACCTCGTCGACAAGAACCTTGTCAGGATTATCGACGAGCGCTTTTGCTATATATTCTACCAGCTCTTTAGACATTCCGTTGCCGCAGAGAAAGCCCCGGCTTGATTAAGCCTTGGCTTCCTTCTTAAAAGTTTCGAGAATTCCGGCTTTGTCGAGCAGTGATTTTACCGTCTCTGTCGGCTTTGCGCCTGTTTTTAACCACTTAAGCGCCACCTCAGCATCAAGTTCTACCGCAGCAGGTTCTACGTTTGGATCGTAAGTTCCTACCTTTTCAATAAACCTGCCGTCTCTCGGGGCTTCAGAGTCAGCAACGACAACCCTGTATACAGGCTTTTTATTTCTGCCGCCCCTGGCCAGTCTTATTCTTACTGCCATAAATGTTCTCCCTTTTTCTTCTTTAGTTTGATTGTTTTTTAAAAATTAAAGGGCATGGATCCCCTTTTTAAACCTTTCATCCCCATTTTGGAGAAGCTTTTCATCATTTTTTGCGCCTGTTGGAATTTTTTTAGCAACTTGTTTACGTCCTGCACTTGTGTTCCGCTTCCTTTGGCAATTCTGAGGCGCCTGCTTCCATTGATGATTGAAGGCTTACGGCGCTCCACGCGTGTCATTGAGTCGATAATGGATTCAATCTTCTTAAATTCCCCTTCGGCAGGTTGCAAATCCATCTTTTTCATTTTCCCCATGCCGGGAATCATGCCGAGGATCTGGTCAAATGAACCCACCTTTTTCATCATCTGGAGTTGCTTTTTAAAGTCCTCAAGATCGAAGTTGTTCTTCTTTAACTTATCTTCCAGGTCTGCCGTATCTTCACCATCAAATGCCCTGGCCGCTTTTTCAACGAGAGAAAGTACGTCACCCATGTCGAGAATTCTCGACGTCATCCTGTCAGGGTGGAAGGTTTCCAGTGCATCTGATTTTTCACCGATACCGACAAATTTGATCGGCTTGCCCGTCACGGCACGGATGGAAAGGGCGGCGCCGCCTCTCGCATCACCATCGAGCTTGGTAAGAATCACGCCGGTAATACCGATGGATTCGTCAAACTGCGTGGCAATGTTGACTGCTTCCTGACCGGTCATGGCATCGGCCACAAAGAGTGTTTCCACAGGGGCAGTCGCTTCCTTGATGGCCTTTAGCTCATCCATAAGCGGGCCGTCAATCTGAAGCCGTCCCGCGCTGTCTATAAGGAGGGCATCAAAGGTGTTAACCCTTGCATGTTCCATGGCCTGCTTACATATATCAAGGGGCGTCATGTCAGTGGCGCTGTCAAAGACTTCAATGGAAAGGTCCTGACCAAGCTTCTTTAGCTGCGTTATAGCAGCCGCTCTTTGCGTATCTGCCGGAACGAGGAGAACCTTTTTCTTCCTCTCTTCCTTTAGCAGCCTTGCCAGCTTGGCCGAAGTCGTCGTCTTACCGGACCCCTGAAGGCCGGCCAGCAGAATGGCAACCGGCGGTCTTGCGCCAAGATCAAGTTCCGCCGTTTCTCCGCCAAGGAGGGATTCCATTTCATCCTTGACGATCTTGATAACCTGCTGGGCCGGGGTAAGACTGTCCAGGACCTCATGTCCAATAGCCCTTTCCCTGATGGAAGCAACGAAATTTTTAACGACCTTGAAATTAACGTCCGCTTCAAGGAGAACCATCCTGATTTCCTTGAGTACGGCATCGATATCTTTCTCTGTAAGCTTTCCCCTGCCTTTAAGGTTTTTAAAGACACGATTAAGCTTGTCTGTCAGTCCTTCAAACATATCTTCCTTCCATCCATGAAACCGCAAATTTTAATGCAAAACCATAGGAAAAGTCAAGGAAAATACACAAGATATGGGGCATAGCATGGACTGGATCTACCTCTTATCCAATAATAAAGATTTATAGGAAAAGTTTTTAACCACAAAGACACAAAGAGCACGGAGAATTTATGATTTTTTCCTTTGTGTCCTTAGTGTCTTCGTGGTGCCTTTATCAAGTTACTTCTTATAACGCTTTTTAATCTCCTTCATCACCATTTCAGGTGAAATCATCTTTAGGCACTGGTTGTCGGTGCAGGCTGTCTTGCGGTGATTCCATGCACTCACGCAAGGAGAGCAGGCAAGATCAGCATAAATGGGGTAGGATTTTCCAAGTGAGCCATAGAGATTTGGTGTTTCCGGCCCGAAAAGAACGAAAGTGAGCATGTCGGTAATAGACGAAAAGTGGCCCGGCCCGGAATCGTTGGAGACCATAAAGTCACTAATGCTATAAAGAATGGGCAGTTGAAGGAACTTCACTTCGCCTGCAAAGTTGATGCACCTGTCGCTTCCCACGTTTCGCTTTAGCATGGCTGCTTCGCCTCTTTCTCCAGGTGAACCGGTAATGAGGACAAGTATCTTTTTGTCCATTTTGAGGATTTCCTTGATCAATTCAGCATAGTTATCCATTGGCCAGCGGCGTTGGGTTAGCAGTTCGCTGGCGTTGGGATTGATAAGGACGATCTTGTCTTTTGAGGTGTTATAGGTCTCAAAATTCTTTTTTACTATCTCCCTGACCACACCCTTTTCTTCTTCCGTAAATGTGATTTTTTTAAGTTTTATTTCACTGTTTTTGACAATTGTTTTTGAAAAGGGAACTTCTTTGCTTTTTGCTGTTAAAGAGTTAACCAGGGCGATAAAATTTTTGGCAATATGGGTATGCGGATTATAGGCGACTTTGTGAGTCAAAAAATCGCCGCGATAGAGGCCCTCATTGTGAAAAGCATGAAAACCGACCGTATTGGAAGCTCCGCTAAATCCTGTTAAAAGGGCCGTAAAGCGGGAAAAAAGCTCCAGGTCGATAATGGTGTCGATATTTTTTGAACGTGTCCAGGAGAGGAAACTGAGCGTATCGACAGCGAGGTTTACAATGCCGTCTGCCCTGATTGTAAAAATGTTTTCCTGTGGAACCGTGCCGAGCAGATCGAGGCTGGGCTTGTTTTTCTTGAAGATTACAAAAAAGAGATTGGCTTTCAGGTCTTTCTTGATCTTCTCCATGGCCGGATCGACAAGAATGGCGCTACCCATTTCAGAAAGCTCGATGAGGAGTACATTTTTCGGTTCTCTCTCTTCCTTTCCCCTGAAGAAATTAATGAGTTTTATAATAATCGTGCCTATCAGGCAGAGGGGAACTCCAACATAATAGTCGATGTTCCGCATGGTATCTACTTTCATTCTAACTCCGTTACGCTTTAATAAGCGCCATATAATACACTATTGTCTTCTTTTTTGCACTCTTTTCGAGGTAAAAGATTGGTTAGACACAGATTTACACTGATTGTTTATGATTTTTAAAACCTTGCTTTGACAGGATTAACAGGATATAAAATTTCTTCACACATCCTGTGGATCTTGGTGTCCGGATGCCTGGAGGATTGCGGTGAGAGGTGGATTTAAAACCTTCATTCTGACAGAATTTACATGATTGCTGTGATGAAAAGATAACATTAGATCTTACTTGTCATTCCCGCGAGGCGGGAATCCAGTTTTCTAAATTAGAAATTCCTTTTGTTCCCCAAAATCATTTGTGCTATAAAAAATAAAAAGGTATAGGGGAAGGCTAATTGGTAAACCTAAATAATTGAAAAATAAAAAGTATGGGATTTAGGGTGTTAGAAGAAAAGTATTAATATCTTAAATTTATAGTGGGAGAAAAAAACTATGAAACAGCTTGTTTTTACATTTTTCATTTTTGGCTTGTTATTAATTTCTAATACCTCAAGTGCAGACGAGCCAGAGGTTCTAAATGAATATTTTGGTCCTGGAGGGATTAAAGATAAGTATTCAGCTTATTATGGTGAAATGCTTGAGTATTACGTTGAAAAACCCACATTGGGTGAAAATCTTCCAGCAGATGTATCTGTAACTTACAGGAAGTTGAGTCAGACAGAGAACAGAGCTGTTTATGCAGTCCTATTGAGTGACGGGAAACAAAGCCAGGATTGGTATGTATTCCTTATAAAAGATAAGAGTAACTGGAAAATTGAGGCAATTCGAGGTTTGGCTCTTCCAGGATTATTTTTTCTCTTTTTGGAGGAACTAGAGAAAAAAACGTCTCGAACTCAAGAAGAAGAATGGACTTACCAAAATATGCTTTTAACTAGTAAAAGTGATAAGTATTTAAAGGTTTTTTTTAGAGATAACCTTAATAAATTCAAAGAGATCCTTAAGTTTTTTACAACAGGTGATAAAGAGCGCTCCAAAAAAACAGCAAAGAAATTATTTTTAAATTCTGTTTATAAGGATGGGGGTGTTATTAATTTTAATATAGGTGGAATGATTGACAACTCAGTTGGTTTCTTATATGTGCCTGTTGATAAAAGTCCCCCTTCCATGAGTCCAAAAGATTTTATTTATATAGAACAGATAACAGATGGTTGGTACATTTATAAGACAACATAGTGTTAATTATTAAAATTGACTGTATGAATTATTATTGACTAGCGAAGGGCATAACAATTGGATTTTAAGTATACCGAATACGATGGTAAAAAAGGTGCACTGATTCTCACTGAAGAAGGTTTGTATTTTCAACCTTACGCAATACCTAAAGATTCATTCTCATATTTTGGTGACTCTCTTTCTATCGGCATTACAGGTATTTTTGGCGCAATTAATCTGACGAAAAAGATTGAAGAATCAGAATCTCCAAGTCCTGGGGAAGTGGCTCGCTTTTTAAGAAATGAATTTTCATTGGAAGAACTTAAAGAAAAAAAGCTTGTTACCTTCTTTCCCTGGAGTAAAGTCAAAGAGGTGAAAAATCGCACTCTTATGGGAACTGTAGAAGTGAAATTTAATCAGGGGCAAGTGATTAAACTGACTGATCCGAAGGAACGGAAGGAGGCATATGAAATTATCCTAAATAAATTGGAGTAGCTTTTTTTTAAAATAGTTTGGGAAAATTTTTTTATCTAAATTTATGTTGGGAGGTCTATATGAGAATTATTCTTTTTAATTTTATTGTACTTTCTCTTTTGGTAAGTAATGCTCATGCCGGAGTCTCAGATATTAAAAGTATGAGAAAGCAATCTAACGGTAAATTTGATGTTGTCTGTACAAATAACGCCACAGAAACGGTTAGTGCTGAAAGCATATTGAAAAATGAAGTTTGTGGTAATAGGGTACCGGCTTCAAATGAAAGCTTTATTTGTACGGGTAACGAGTCCAGAAATGAGTTTTTTATAACCAGAGTTTCAGATCGTAAAAGAATAGGAAGAAAGACAAGTTTTGAAAAATGCCAAAAAATTGTTAGCGCGACTAAAAAAGGCCTGGTTTGTACCGGAAATGAGCAACGAGATGAGTTTTTTATAACAGATACTTCAAATGAACAAAGAATAGGACGCAAGATGAGTTTTGAAAAATGTCTAAAGTCTATTAGTGCAGGGCAATAAGAGAGGAATTCCTTTCATTCGAATTACGGTTTTTTGTAATAACTTCAATTTAATACAGGCAGAAAAGAAATCTAATACATTTAAAGGAGATTAAACATTGGCATTTACAGTATACCTTTCAGGAGAAATACATACAGATTGGCGGGACAGGATTAAAGAAGGGGCAAAAGCAAAGGGCCTTGATATTACCTTTACTTCAGCAGTAACGGATCATGAAGCGAGTGATGCAGCAGGTGACGTTCTGGGTGAGGAAGCCAATCAATTCTGGCGGGATCATAAGTCGGCCAAGGTGAATGCTATTCGCACGAAGAGCCTTATTGAAAAGAGCGACCTTGTTGTTGTTCGTTTCGGTGATAAATACAAGCAGTGGAATGCCGCCTTTGATGCAGGTTTTTGTGCGGCACTTGGAAAACCTTATGTAACTTTGCATGGTGAGGATATTATTCATCCGCTGAAAGAGGTGGATGGTTCGGCAATGGCCTGGGCGACGACACCGGAGCAGGTGGTGGATATATTGGTGTATGTGGTGGGGGAGTGACGAGGAACTTGTCTCCCCTCCTTGATTAGGAGCACCCACAGGGCATAAAGGGATTAAGGGGTGGTCAAACAAAATTATCTGAATAATTACTTTTATTCTCTTTGAGAATCATACTTTTCTTTGGCGGCAAAGAAAAGTATGCAAAAGAAAGCCGCCCTGCAACTTTGGCCTTCGGCTTCCCTCGTTCACGCAGCTGATTGTGGCGGGGATAAAAACTCGCTTCGCTCAGACAGTTTATCCCCTTTCCCCACAATAATCTGCTCCACTCGGCTGTGTTGAATGGGAAATAAAAAGAAGTTTTTTTTGTAGAGACTTTAAATCTTTAAGTAAATAACCTGGAAATCAAATTTGATATACTGGTGGCAATATCGTCGTCAAGATCGAGGTCGGACATACTGAAATTTCCGTTTCGAATGGTTTTTTCGTGGAAAATAGTCCCATCCCTTTTCCATTGCTTCTCTATCTTTTTTTCCCGGGCTGCCTTTTTATCATGCAGCAGTCTGCCACCCGCTTTTCGCCACTCCATGATTTGTTTTAATTCTCCACCGTCAAGCCAGATGCCGTGATTCTTGCAGCGGTCTATAATGACGCCGCTTCTTTTACCAAAGTTGGCCCGGTTCATTATGTTTGTACAGACCGGGCATTTGATGTATTGAATCTTTCTTTTCTGATTGGCCCTGTCTTTGACCAGTTTATTAAGACTTCTGTGGTCAATGCGAAAAATATTGGTAACACTTTTTTCAAGAAGCGCTTCCAGCTCTCCGGGATCGAAGAAGAGGCCCATGCATTTATCGCAGCGTTCGATGTAGTATTTGCCGTCGCCAGCCAGGTTGATAGTCTGCAGCGGGATGTTGCAGGTTGGACAGATACGTTCCGAGTCCGGTTTTGAAACGGTATATTCGTGAATACCTTTCAGATCCACGTCATTGCGGCTGTGACAATATTCGCAGATCGTCGTATGGGCCGGAAGGGGTGCTGAACAGCTTGAACAGTTAGCCATGATAAGTGATGGACAGTTAATATTGAAAAAAATAATTAGACACTGATTAGCACGGATTCAATATGATTTTCACAGATAAGGATTTTATAAGAGTTAATTGTTAACTTTTTCAAATTTTAATCTTTTAAAAATCATAAAAAAATCTGTGTAAATCTGCGTCTAATTTCTCTTGTTATTACTACATTCTGTCCAGAATCTCCTTTTTCTTTTGATCGTACTCTTCCTTTTCAATAAGCTCGGCATCGAGCATTTCTTTCAGTTTTTTAAGGACGATCATGGGATCTTCTTTTCCCGGTTGAGCAGGCTGGTTATTTTGAGGCTTGAAACTTTCCGACAGCATCTGGCCGAAACCGATCCCGGCGCCGAGGCCCATTCCAACACCGGCGCCGCCCCCTTCATTTTTTGCTGCGTCGCGCATGGCTTGCAGCTTTTGCATTTCCGTATAGTTTATACCCGCTTTTTCTGCTGCCTGGGCTTCAGCCATAACGTCGGCTATTCGGTTGATGCGGTCTTCCGTATTTTCATCGAAGTTGGTTCCTTCGATTCGAAAGTCGGTAATTTCAAAACCGAGTTTGATAAAATCCGAGTTAATTTTCTGATGAATACCGGAAGAAAGTTCTTCACGTCCGGCATCGATTTCGGCATAGGAGAATTTAGATTCGGCCATATAGTCCGTTAAGGGCTGGATTATGCGGGAATTCATTACCTCCTTGAACTGGTCAACTGAATAGTTGTCTTTAGCTCCCACTACCGTAGTAAAGAAAAAGTCCGGCTTTACTATTTTGAAACTGTAATTTCCGTAGGCCTTTAGTCCCACGGGGAATT includes:
- the trmD gene encoding tRNA (guanosine(37)-N1)-methyltransferase TrmD, translating into MKFDVITLFPGMFESPLGDSILKRATEKGQLQVGLHQLRNYTHDKHHVVDDTPYGGGSGMVMKPDPVAEAIEAVKGERGKVILLSPAGKTFNQNEAKRLSKESHIVLVCGRYEGIDERVNKYVDETLSIGDFVMTGGEIAAMAIIDSVARLLPGVLGCEDSAAEESFSWDLLEYPHYTRPKSFRGEEVPEVLTSGNHEAIRLWRRKEALKKTLLVRPDLIDRSTLGKEDLKLIAEIEKGEED
- the rimM gene encoding ribosome maturation factor RimM (Essential for efficient processing of 16S rRNA); amino-acid sequence: MSAEDLLLIGKITKPHGIRGKLKVYSYAESPEIFNDAQILYLKLESSSLRPLHVESAGFHGDMVILGLKEIDSRDKAEEIARGELYIEKKYLEPLEKGEYYRYELIGLEVETVDGLIVGAVEDVFPTGSNDVLVVKKGKVENLIPVTREVVKAVDLENKKMLIEPLENMIEGL
- a CDS encoding KH domain-containing protein → MSKELVEYIAKALVDNPDKVLVDEVKDERGAILNLSVDKSDLGKVIGKNGKTAKAIRAILSVASTKTDSHNLLKIME
- the rpsP gene encoding 30S ribosomal protein S16, whose product is MAVRIRLARGGRNKKPVYRVVVADSEAPRDGRFIEKVGTYDPNVEPAAVELDAEVALKWLKTGAKPTETVKSLLDKAGILETFKKEAKA
- the ffh gene encoding signal recognition particle protein produces the protein MFEGLTDKLNRVFKNLKGRGKLTEKDIDAVLKEIRMVLLEADVNFKVVKNFVASIRERAIGHEVLDSLTPAQQVIKIVKDEMESLLGGETAELDLGARPPVAILLAGLQGSGKTTTSAKLARLLKEERKKKVLLVPADTQRAAAITQLKKLGQDLSIEVFDSATDMTPLDICKQAMEHARVNTFDALLIDSAGRLQIDGPLMDELKAIKEATAPVETLFVADAMTGQEAVNIATQFDESIGITGVILTKLDGDARGGAALSIRAVTGKPIKFVGIGEKSDALETFHPDRMTSRILDMGDVLSLVEKAARAFDGEDTADLEDKLKKNNFDLEDFKKQLQMMKKVGSFDQILGMIPGMGKMKKMDLQPAEGEFKKIESIIDSMTRVERRKPSIINGSRRLRIAKGSGTQVQDVNKLLKKFQQAQKMMKSFSKMGMKGLKRGSMPFNF
- a CDS encoding glycosyltransferase family 9 protein — its product is MKVDTMRNIDYYVGVPLCLIGTIIIKLINFFRGKEEREPKNVLLIELSEMGSAILVDPAMEKIKKDLKANLFFVIFKKNKPSLDLLGTVPQENIFTIRADGIVNLAVDTLSFLSWTRSKNIDTIIDLELFSRFTALLTGFSGASNTVGFHAFHNEGLYRGDFLTHKVAYNPHTHIAKNFIALVNSLTAKSKEVPFSKTIVKNSEIKLKKITFTEEEKGVVREIVKKNFETYNTSKDKIVLINPNASELLTQRRWPMDNYAELIKEILKMDKKILVLITGSPGERGEAAMLKRNVGSDRCINFAGEVKFLQLPILYSISDFMVSNDSGPGHFSSITDMLTFVLFGPETPNLYGSLGKSYPIYADLACSPCVSAWNHRKTACTDNQCLKMISPEMVMKEIKKRYKK
- a CDS encoding YtoQ family protein — encoded protein: MAFTVYLSGEIHTDWRDRIKEGAKAKGLDITFTSAVTDHEASDAAGDVLGEEANQFWRDHKSAKVNAIRTKSLIEKSDLVVVRFGDKYKQWNAAFDAGFCAALGKPYVTLHGEDIIHPLKEVDGSAMAWATTPEQVVDILVYVVGE
- a CDS encoding zf-TFIIB domain-containing protein, producing the protein MANCSSCSAPLPAHTTICEYCHSRNDVDLKGIHEYTVSKPDSERICPTCNIPLQTINLAGDGKYYIERCDKCMGLFFDPGELEALLEKSVTNIFRIDHRSLNKLVKDRANQKRKIQYIKCPVCTNIMNRANFGKRSGVIIDRCKNHGIWLDGGELKQIMEWRKAGGRLLHDKKAAREKKIEKQWKRDGTIFHEKTIRNGNFSMSDLDLDDDIATSISNLISRLFT
- a CDS encoding SPFH domain-containing protein, which translates into the protein MAIIDGIRRQLRSVIEWDNPAPDDLFYRWSDNGDEIKNASKLIVNPGQGCIFVYEGSVEAVITNTGIVNLKTANVPFWTTIKKFMQFFESEHKVGLYYFKTTKILNQKWGTTSIIKYEDPKYQFPVGLKAYGNYSFKIVKPDFFFTTVVGAKDNYSVDQFKEVMNSRIIQPLTDYMAESKFSYAEIDAGREELSSGIHQKINSDFIKLGFEITDFRIEGTNFDENTEDRINRIADVMAEAQAAEKAGINYTEMQKLQAMRDAAKNEGGGAGVGMGLGAGIGFGQMLSESFKPQNNQPAQPGKEDPMIVLKKLKEMLDAELIEKEEYDQKKKEILDRM